In the genome of Planctomyces sp. SH-PL62, the window CTGCATCGAATGCGCACGGAAGCTGGAGAACCCGGAATGACTCGACGGGTCGCGATGAGCCGCTGGATCCTGTTCTGGGCCCTGGCGCTTGGGGGCGCCGCCTTCGATCTGACGACCAAGGCCCTCGTCTTCGAACGGGTCGGCCCGCCCCCGTCGGCGCCGGTGACGCTGATCCCCGACGTGCTGGAGCTGCACACCAGCCACAACCCCGGCGCGCTCTGGGGTTTCGGCCGCGACATGCCCCACAGCAGCCTGATCTTCGCCGGGCTCTCCGTGGTGGCGGGGATCGCGATCGTCGCCTGGCTGTTCGTCGCCGGCGCGGCGTCGAGCCTCCCCCTGACGATCGCCCTGGGGCTGATCATGGCGGGCGCCCTGGGGAACTGCTACGACCGCCTGAAGTTCGGCCACGTCCGGGACTTCGTGCACTTCCACATCGACGCGATCAACTTCGACTGCGCCATCTTCAACTTCGCCGACAACATGCTGGTCGCCGGGGCCCTGACCCTGGTCCTCTTCGCCCTTCGGCCCGATCCGATCCCGGCGCCGGCCGACGAGGCCCCGTCCCCGTCCCACGCCAGGGATGCGGAGTCGCTGCCGACCCCGTGAGCCGGGATTCGCGTCGATCGGGGATCGGTCCGCGACCCGGCGCTCGTCCGCTCAGACGTCGTAGTACAGGTTGAATTCGTAGGGGTGGGGGCGGATGCGGATCGCCTCGACCTCGTAGGTCTGCTTGTACCAGATCCAGGTGTCGATGACGTCGGGGGTGAAGACGTCGCCCCGGAGCAGGAACTCGTGGTCGCGGCGGAG includes:
- the lspA gene encoding signal peptidase II → MTRRVAMSRWILFWALALGGAAFDLTTKALVFERVGPPPSAPVTLIPDVLELHTSHNPGALWGFGRDMPHSSLIFAGLSVVAGIAIVAWLFVAGAASSLPLTIALGLIMAGALGNCYDRLKFGHVRDFVHFHIDAINFDCAIFNFADNMLVAGALTLVLFALRPDPIPAPADEAPSPSHARDAESLPTP